The following are encoded together in the Oncorhynchus masou masou isolate Uvic2021 chromosome 5, UVic_Omas_1.1, whole genome shotgun sequence genome:
- the LOC135539963 gene encoding ruvB-like 1, which yields MKIEEVKSTTKTQRVASHSHVKGLGLDEAGNAKQNASGLVGQEAAREACGIIVELIRSKKMSGRAVLLAGPPGTGKTALALAMAQELGNKVPFCPMVGSEVYSSEIKKTEVLMENFRRAIGLRIKETKEVYEGEVTELTPCETENPMGGYGKTISHVIIGLKTGKGTKQLKLDPSIYESLQKERVEAGDVIYIESNSGAVKRQGRCDTFATEFDLEAEEYVPLPKGDVHKKKEIIQDVTLHDLDIANARPQGGQDILSMMGQLMKPKKTEITDKLRAEINKVVNRYIDQGVAELVPGVLFVDEVHMLDIECFTYLHRALESTIAPIVVFASNRGNCLIRGTEDISSPHGIPLDLLDRVMIIRTMLYTPQEMKQIIKIRAQTEGINISEEALSHLGEIGTKTTLRYAAQLLTPASLLGRVQGKEGVEREQVEEINELFYDAKSSAKILQDQQHKYMK from the exons ATGAAGATCGAAGAAGTGAAAAGCACCACGAAAACGCAGCGCGTCGCCTCTCACAGCCATGTGAAAGGACTCGGGCTAGACGAGGCCGGGAATGCAAAGCAAAATGCGTCAGGTCTTGTGGGGCAGGAGGCTGCAAGAGAG GCTTGCGGTATTATTGTGGAACTGATCCGCTCAAAGAAGATGTCAGGAAGGGCAGTTTTACTGGCTGGACCTCCCGGTACAGGAAAG ACTGCCCTGGCTTTGGCTATGGCACAGGAACTGGGCAACAAGGTGCCATTCTGCCCCATGGTGGGTAGTGAGGTCTACTCTTCAGAGATCAAGAAAACAGAGGTGCTGATGGAGAACTTCAGGAGGGCAATAG GGCTGCGTATCAAGGAGACCAAGGAGGTGTATGAGGGGGAGGTCACGGAGCTGACCCCCTGTGAGACGGAGAACCCCATGGGTGGTTACGGGAAGACCATCAGCCATGTCATCATCGGACTGAAGACGGGCAAGGGCACCAAGCAGCTCAAG ctgGATCCCAGTATTTATGAGAGCCTGCAGAAGGAGCGTGTGGAGGCGGGAGACGTCATCTATATTGAATCAAACAGTGGAGCCGTCAAG AGACAAGGTCGGTGTGACACATTTGCCACAGAGTTTGACCTGGAGGCTGAGGAGTACGTGCCGCTGCCCAAGGGGGACGTCCACAAGAAGAAAGAAATAATCCAAGACGTCACGCTACACGACCTGGATATTGCCAACGCGAGACCACAg GGAGGTCAAGATATCCTGTCTATGATGGGACAACTGATGAAGCCCAAGAAGACCGAGATCACAG ACAAGCTGCGAGCTGAGATCAACAAGGTGGTAAACCGTTACATTGACCAGGGTGTGGCTGAGCTGGTCCCGGGGGTGCTGTTTGTGGATGAGGTGCACATGCTGGACATTGAGTGTTTCACCTACCTGCACCGAGCCCTGGAGAGCACCATCGCACCCATCGTAGTATTCGCCTCCAACAGGGGCAACTGCCTCATCAG GGGGACAGAGGACATCAGCTCTCCTCATGGCATTCCTCTGGACCTGCTGGACAGGGTCATGATCATCCGCACCATGCTCTACACCCCACAAGAGATGAAGCAG ATCATTAAAATCCGAGCTCAGACTGAGGGGATCAACATCAGCGAGGAGGCCCTCAGTCACCTGGGAGAGATTGGAACTAAGaccaccctcag GTATGCGGCACAGCTGCTGACCCCAGCCAGTCTGTTAGGCAGAGTCCAGGGgaaggagggagtagagagggagcaGGTGGAGGAGATCAACGAACTCTTCTACGATGCCAAGTCCTCCGCTAAGATCCTCCAGGACCAGCAGCACAAGTACATGAAATAA